A single Salmo salar chromosome ssa19, Ssal_v3.1, whole genome shotgun sequence DNA region contains:
- the ccny gene encoding cyclin-Y isoform X6, whose translation MNRVADLNMEYNPSDHPRASTIFLSKSQTDVPVLNKKVREKRKSIYINHHHAAPVRRKYSSCSTIFLDDSTVSQPNLKYTIKCVALAIYYHIKNREIDGRMVLDIFDEKLHPLTKSEIPADYEKHDPEQKQIYRFVRTLFSAAQLTAECAIVTLVYLERLLTYAEIDICPVNWKRIVLGAILLASKVWDDQAVWNVDYCQILKDITVEDMNELERQFLELLQFNINVPSSVYAKYYFDLRSMAEANNLSFPLEPLSRDKAQKLEAISRLCDDKYKDLKKAAKKRSVSADNLTVVRWNPAIIS comes from the exons ATCTGAACATGGAGTACAACCCTTCAGACCATCCCAGAGCCAGCACCATATTCCTCAGCAAATCCCAGACAGATG TTCCTGTCCTCAATAAGAAAG TGAGAGAAAAACGGAAGAGCATCTACATCAATCAT cacCATGCTGCTCCAGTCAGACGGAAGTACAGCTCCTGTTCCACCATTTTCCTAGATGACAGCACCGTCAGTCAGCCTAACCTCAAATACACCATCAAGTG TGTAGCCCTGGCGATATACTACCACATAAAGAACCG GGAGATCGATGGGAGAATGGTATTAGATATTTTTGATGAAAAGCTTCATCCACTTACG AAATCTGAGATTCCTGCGGACTATGAAAAGCACGACCCGGAGCAGAAACAGATCTATCGCTTTGTCCGGACGCTGTTCAGTGCAGCACAGCTCACTGCAGAGTGTGCTATCGTCACACTA GTGTACCTGGAGCGCCTGTTAACTTATGCAGAGATAGACATCTGCCCAGTCAACTGGAAGCGTATCGTCCTGGGAGCCATCCTGCTGGCGTCCAAGGTGTGGGACGACCAAGCTGTGTGGAACGTAGACTACTGCCAGATCCTCAAAGACATCACCGTGGAGGACAT GAATGAGCTGGAGCGTCAGTTTCTGGAGCTGCTGCAGTTCAACATCAACGTTCCGTCGAGTGTTTACGCTAAGTACTACTTTGACCTGCGCTCCATGGCCGAGGCCAACAACCTCAGCTTCCCGCTGGAGCCACTGAGCAGGGACAAGGCTCAGAAACTAGAG GCCATCTCCAGGTTGTGTGATGACAAGTATAAAGACTTGAAGAAAGCGGCCAAGAAGAGGTCTGTGAGTGCAGACAATCTGACGGTGGTGAGGTGGAATCCGGCCATCATATCCTAA
- the fzd8a gene encoding frizzled-8a, giving the protein MECYLLGIYLLLALAILPRSSGTTAKEITCQEIAVPLCKGIGYNYTYMPNQFNHDTQDEAGLEVHQFWPLVEIQCSPDLKFFLCSMYTPICLEDYKKPLPPCRSVCERAKAGCAPLMRQYGFPWPDRMKCDSLPVQGNPEMLCMDYNRTHSTTVSPVLSKPTNYPGKAFNPNKNNKGHNRPGVPGKYKPPAPCEPQCKCLSPMVPVNTDRHHLYNRVKTGQLLNCAMPCHNPYFTQDERTFTAFWIGLWSVLCFVSTFATVATFLIDMERFKYPERPIIFLSACYMFVSIGYIVRLIAGHEKVACNREYDVEHIHYETTGPALCTVVFLLIYFFGMASSIWWVILSLTWFLAAGMKWGNEAIASYSQYFHLAAWLIPSMKSIAVLALSSVDGDSVAGICYVGNQNLDNLRGFVLAPLVIYLFIGTMFLLAGFVSLFRIRSVIKQGGTKTDKLEKLMIRIGIFTVLYTVPATIIVACYFYEQHNRQSWEITHNCSCLLEHELNKPDYAVFMLKYFMCLLVGITSGVWIWSGKTLESWRTFCTRCCWGSKGTSGSMYSDVSTGLTWRSGTASSVSCPKQMPLSQV; this is encoded by the coding sequence ATGGAGTGCTACCTGTTGGGGATATACCTGCTTCTCGCACTTGCTATTTTACCGAGATCCAGCGGCACCACGGCGAAGGAGATCACCTGCCAAGAGATTGCCGTGCCTCTGTGCAAGGGGATCGGCTACAACTATACCTACATGCCCAACCAGTTCAATCACGACACCCAGGACGAGGCGGGTTTGGAGGTACACCAGTTCTGGCCTCTGGTTGAAATCCAGTGCTCGCCGGACCTCAAGTTCTTTCTTTGCAGCATGTACACTCCTATTTGCCTAGAGGACTATAAGAAACCACTGCCACCGTGCCGGAGCGTCTGCGAGAGAGCGAAGGCAGGCTGCGCGCCTCTTATGAGGCAGTATGGTTTCCCCTGGCCAGACAGAATGAAATGTGACTCGCTACCGGTTCAAGGCAATCCGGAGATGTTATGTATGGACTACAATAGGACTCACTCGACCACAGTTTCACCGGTACTTTCTAAGCCCACCAACTATCCGGGTAAGGCGTTTAACCCTAATAAAAACAACAAAGGACATAATCGACCCGGTGTTCCCGGTAAATACAAACCGCCGGCTCCCTGCGAGCCGCAGTGCAAGTGTCTTTCGCCCATGGTCCCGGTAAACACTGACCGGCATCACCTCTACAACCGGGTGAAGACCGGGCAGCTTTTAAACTGCGCCATGCCCTGCCATAACCCATATTTTACGCAAGACGAGAGAACGTTTACCGCGTTCTGGATAGGTCTGTGGTCCGTGTTATGTTTTGTGTCCACGTTCGCAACGGTTGCCACTTTTCTCATAGACATGGAGCGGTTTAAGTACCCAGAGAGACCCATTATTTTCCTCTCCGCCTGTTACATGTTTGTTTCCATCGGGTATATCGTCAGACTAATCGCTGGACACGAAAAGGTGGCCTGCAACCGGGAGTATGACGTGGAACACATTCACTATGAGACCACTGGCCCTGCACTCTGTACTGTTGTGTTTCTTTTGATTTATTTCTTCGGCATGGCCAGTTCTATCTGGTGGGTCATTCTCTCTTTGACATGGTTCCTGGCAGCTGGGATGAAATGGGGAAACGAAGCCATAGCCAGTTACTCCCAATATTTTCACCTGGCTGCTTGGCTTATCCCTAGTATGAAATCTATAGCTGTTTTGGCCCTCAGCTCTGTGGACGGGGACTCGGTGGCTGGAATCTGCTACGTTGGCAATCAAAACTTGGACAATCTGAGAGGGTTCGTGTTGGCCCCCCTGGTCATATATTTATTTATCGGCACTATGTTCCTCCTGGCCGGGTTTGTGTCCCTGTTCAGGATACGCAGCGTCATCAAACAGGGTGGCACCAAAACAGACAAGCTGGAGAAGTTGATGATAAGGATAGGGATATTCACAGTGTTGTACACCGTACCTGCCACTATTATAGTGGCCTGTTACTTCTATGAGCAGCACAACAGACAGAGTTGGGAGATAACCCACAACTGCTCCTGTTTGTTGGAGCATGAACTGAACAAGCCGGACTATGCTGTCTTCATGTTAAAGtactttatgtgccttttggtgGGCATCACGTCAGGCGTGTGGATATGGTCGGGGAAGACCCTGGAATCATGGAGGACCTTCTGCACGCGCTGCTGTTGGGGTAGCAAAGGCACCAGTGGCTCAATGTATAGTGACGTGAGCACAGGACTAACCTGGAGATCGGGTACTGCCAGCTCTGTATCTTGCCCAAAGCAGATGCCATTGTCACAGGTTTAA
- the ccny gene encoding cyclin-Y isoform X5, whose translation MNRVADLNMEYNPSDHPRASTIFLSKSQTDVREKRKSIYINHLTHISENKHHAAPVRRKYSSCSTIFLDDSTVSQPNLKYTIKCVALAIYYHIKNREIDGRMVLDIFDEKLHPLTKSEIPADYEKHDPEQKQIYRFVRTLFSAAQLTAECAIVTLVYLERLLTYAEIDICPVNWKRIVLGAILLASKVWDDQAVWNVDYCQILKDITVEDMNELERQFLELLQFNINVPSSVYAKYYFDLRSMAEANNLSFPLEPLSRDKAQKLEAISRLCDDKYKDLKKAAKKRSVSADNLTVVRWNPAIIS comes from the exons ATCTGAACATGGAGTACAACCCTTCAGACCATCCCAGAGCCAGCACCATATTCCTCAGCAAATCCCAGACAGATG TGAGAGAAAAACGGAAGAGCATCTACATCAATCAT TTAACACACATTTCGGAGAACAAG cacCATGCTGCTCCAGTCAGACGGAAGTACAGCTCCTGTTCCACCATTTTCCTAGATGACAGCACCGTCAGTCAGCCTAACCTCAAATACACCATCAAGTG TGTAGCCCTGGCGATATACTACCACATAAAGAACCG GGAGATCGATGGGAGAATGGTATTAGATATTTTTGATGAAAAGCTTCATCCACTTACG AAATCTGAGATTCCTGCGGACTATGAAAAGCACGACCCGGAGCAGAAACAGATCTATCGCTTTGTCCGGACGCTGTTCAGTGCAGCACAGCTCACTGCAGAGTGTGCTATCGTCACACTA GTGTACCTGGAGCGCCTGTTAACTTATGCAGAGATAGACATCTGCCCAGTCAACTGGAAGCGTATCGTCCTGGGAGCCATCCTGCTGGCGTCCAAGGTGTGGGACGACCAAGCTGTGTGGAACGTAGACTACTGCCAGATCCTCAAAGACATCACCGTGGAGGACAT GAATGAGCTGGAGCGTCAGTTTCTGGAGCTGCTGCAGTTCAACATCAACGTTCCGTCGAGTGTTTACGCTAAGTACTACTTTGACCTGCGCTCCATGGCCGAGGCCAACAACCTCAGCTTCCCGCTGGAGCCACTGAGCAGGGACAAGGCTCAGAAACTAGAG GCCATCTCCAGGTTGTGTGATGACAAGTATAAAGACTTGAAGAAAGCGGCCAAGAAGAGGTCTGTGAGTGCAGACAATCTGACGGTGGTGAGGTGGAATCCGGCCATCATATCCTAA
- the ccny gene encoding cyclin-Y isoform X7, translating into MNRVADLNMEYNPSDHPRASTIFLSKSQTDVREKRKSIYINHHHAAPVRRKYSSCSTIFLDDSTVSQPNLKYTIKCVALAIYYHIKNREIDGRMVLDIFDEKLHPLTKSEIPADYEKHDPEQKQIYRFVRTLFSAAQLTAECAIVTLVYLERLLTYAEIDICPVNWKRIVLGAILLASKVWDDQAVWNVDYCQILKDITVEDMNELERQFLELLQFNINVPSSVYAKYYFDLRSMAEANNLSFPLEPLSRDKAQKLEAISRLCDDKYKDLKKAAKKRSVSADNLTVVRWNPAIIS; encoded by the exons ATCTGAACATGGAGTACAACCCTTCAGACCATCCCAGAGCCAGCACCATATTCCTCAGCAAATCCCAGACAGATG TGAGAGAAAAACGGAAGAGCATCTACATCAATCAT cacCATGCTGCTCCAGTCAGACGGAAGTACAGCTCCTGTTCCACCATTTTCCTAGATGACAGCACCGTCAGTCAGCCTAACCTCAAATACACCATCAAGTG TGTAGCCCTGGCGATATACTACCACATAAAGAACCG GGAGATCGATGGGAGAATGGTATTAGATATTTTTGATGAAAAGCTTCATCCACTTACG AAATCTGAGATTCCTGCGGACTATGAAAAGCACGACCCGGAGCAGAAACAGATCTATCGCTTTGTCCGGACGCTGTTCAGTGCAGCACAGCTCACTGCAGAGTGTGCTATCGTCACACTA GTGTACCTGGAGCGCCTGTTAACTTATGCAGAGATAGACATCTGCCCAGTCAACTGGAAGCGTATCGTCCTGGGAGCCATCCTGCTGGCGTCCAAGGTGTGGGACGACCAAGCTGTGTGGAACGTAGACTACTGCCAGATCCTCAAAGACATCACCGTGGAGGACAT GAATGAGCTGGAGCGTCAGTTTCTGGAGCTGCTGCAGTTCAACATCAACGTTCCGTCGAGTGTTTACGCTAAGTACTACTTTGACCTGCGCTCCATGGCCGAGGCCAACAACCTCAGCTTCCCGCTGGAGCCACTGAGCAGGGACAAGGCTCAGAAACTAGAG GCCATCTCCAGGTTGTGTGATGACAAGTATAAAGACTTGAAGAAAGCGGCCAAGAAGAGGTCTGTGAGTGCAGACAATCTGACGGTGGTGAGGTGGAATCCGGCCATCATATCCTAA
- the gjd4 gene encoding gap junction delta-4 protein produces MGRQSASEVVFICLNHNITLVGKIWLILMILLRILVLLFAGYPLYQDEQERFVCNTIQPGCANVCYDIFAPISLFRFWLVQLLILCLPYVIFIIYVIHKVTSRLTIDTTDPSDRVRAEPLYRIQQESFRKTALTKTALQAQHGRSQCFTGAYTLHLLFRILLEAGFGVAHYYLFGFYIPRRFLCQQTPCTTQVDCYISRPTEKTVMLNFMQGAGALSLLLNVADLICAIKRSVRQKTKRKMLVEKMYEEEQYYLPSSGGSRGVEANIPLLPQNLVVEPITFRKRGASKSSTADQGAYPHLGEAEDASAPRCGSSFSSGPPGTNTNGNNLYPAPQEEGPEAEGSEVALCPVEPIGTPRSIRVSKRSRLKPPPPPRRDLCPPTATAAGVPPGTAVCTRRVGQYTLVEMTASDLQSNTSEGQEKRSEWV; encoded by the exons ATGGGCAGACAGAGCGCTTCCGAGGTGGTCTTCATCTGTCTAAACCACAACATAACGCTTGTAG GGAAGATATGGTTGATCCTGATGATTTTACTAAGGATCCTGGTCCTGCTCTTTGCAGGATACCCCCTCTACCAAGATGAACAGGAACGCTTTGTGTGTAACACCATCCAGCCGGGCTGTGCTAACGTCTGCTACGACATCTTCGCTCCTATCTCTCTGTTCCGCTTCTGGCTTGTTCAGCTGCTCATTCTCTGTCTCCCGTACGTCATCTTCATTATCTACGTCATCCATAAAGTCACATCACGCCTCACCATCGACACTACTGACCCCTCAGATAGAGTTAGAGCTGAACCACTCTACCGGATCCAGCAGGAGTCATTCAGGAAGACGGCCCTGACCAAGACAGCTCTCCAGGCGCAGCATGGCAGGAGTCAGTGCTTCACAGGAGCATACACCCTCCATCTTCTGTTCAGGATACTGCTGGAGGCCGGGTTCGGGGTGGCCCACTACTACCTGTTTGGGTTCTATATCCCCAGGAGGTTCCTGTGCCAGCAGACTCCCTGCACCACTCAGGTAGACTGCTACATCTCCAGGCCCACGGAGAAGACCGTCATGCTTAACTTCATGCAGGGGGCCGGAGCCCTGTCGTTATTACTCAACGTGGCTGATCTCATCTGCGCCATCAAGCGCTCGGTGAGGCAGAAGACCAAGAGGAAGATGTTGGTGGAGAAGATGTACGAGGAGGAGCAGTACTATCTCCCGTCCAGCGGGGGGAGCAGAGGCGTGGAGGCTAACATCCCTCTACTTCCCCAGAACCTGGTGGTGGAACCTATAACCTTCCGGAAGAGAGGGGCCAGTAAGTCCAGCACCGCTGACCAGGGAGCCTATCCCCATCTGGGGGAGGCTGAGGACGCCTCTGCCCCTCGCTGTGGCTCTAGTTTCTCCTCGGGGCCTCCAGGCACCAACACCAATGGGAACAACCTCTACCCTGCACCCCAGGAGGAGGGCCCCGAGGCAGAGGGGAGCGAGGTGGCTCTGTGCCCTGTAGAGCCCATTGGGACACCCAGGTCCATCAGGGTTAGCAAACGCAGCCGCCTCAAACCGCCTCCGCCCCCACGACGGGACCTGTGCCCCCCAACGGCAACCGCTGCGGGCGTCCCTCCAGGAACAGCGGTGTGCACCAGGAGAGTGGGTCAGTACACCCTGGTAGAGATGACAGCCTCGGACTTGCAGTCCAACACCAGCGAGGGCCAGGAGAAGAGGTCTGAGTGGGTTTGA
- the ccny gene encoding cyclin-Y isoform X4 translates to MNRVADLNMEYNPSDHPRASTIFLSKSQTDVPVLNKKVREKRKSIYINHLTHISENKHHAAPVRRKYSSCSTIFLDDSTVSQPNLKYTIKCVALAIYYHIKNREIDGRMVLDIFDEKLHPLTKSEIPADYEKHDPEQKQIYRFVRTLFSAAQLTAECAIVTLVYLERLLTYAEIDICPVNWKRIVLGAILLASKVWDDQAVWNVDYCQILKDITVEDMNELERQFLELLQFNINVPSSVYAKYYFDLRSMAEANNLSFPLEPLSRDKAQKLEAISRLCDDKYKDLKKAAKKRSVSADNLTVVRWNPAIIS, encoded by the exons ATCTGAACATGGAGTACAACCCTTCAGACCATCCCAGAGCCAGCACCATATTCCTCAGCAAATCCCAGACAGATG TTCCTGTCCTCAATAAGAAAG TGAGAGAAAAACGGAAGAGCATCTACATCAATCAT TTAACACACATTTCGGAGAACAAG cacCATGCTGCTCCAGTCAGACGGAAGTACAGCTCCTGTTCCACCATTTTCCTAGATGACAGCACCGTCAGTCAGCCTAACCTCAAATACACCATCAAGTG TGTAGCCCTGGCGATATACTACCACATAAAGAACCG GGAGATCGATGGGAGAATGGTATTAGATATTTTTGATGAAAAGCTTCATCCACTTACG AAATCTGAGATTCCTGCGGACTATGAAAAGCACGACCCGGAGCAGAAACAGATCTATCGCTTTGTCCGGACGCTGTTCAGTGCAGCACAGCTCACTGCAGAGTGTGCTATCGTCACACTA GTGTACCTGGAGCGCCTGTTAACTTATGCAGAGATAGACATCTGCCCAGTCAACTGGAAGCGTATCGTCCTGGGAGCCATCCTGCTGGCGTCCAAGGTGTGGGACGACCAAGCTGTGTGGAACGTAGACTACTGCCAGATCCTCAAAGACATCACCGTGGAGGACAT GAATGAGCTGGAGCGTCAGTTTCTGGAGCTGCTGCAGTTCAACATCAACGTTCCGTCGAGTGTTTACGCTAAGTACTACTTTGACCTGCGCTCCATGGCCGAGGCCAACAACCTCAGCTTCCCGCTGGAGCCACTGAGCAGGGACAAGGCTCAGAAACTAGAG GCCATCTCCAGGTTGTGTGATGACAAGTATAAAGACTTGAAGAAAGCGGCCAAGAAGAGGTCTGTGAGTGCAGACAATCTGACGGTGGTGAGGTGGAATCCGGCCATCATATCCTAA